The DNA region ATCAACGTACAGATTTGTTGAATGATGTCGCATAGATATGGGTATTGTTTGTGCAACGTTGTCCAACTGATCTATGCTACAACTTTTTTCACATGttagctttttaaattttatacctaAGCTTGCAAGCTAAAAAGCTTGAATATCAATTTGGTAAGGAAAAGGATCTGATTCAACTAATTaactgtttaaataaatattaaaaataatgtttaaaattattttgtttaattaaccattatatatatttttagttattttaatataaaaataaatttagtttttaaagatatatattcaagattaaatattaaaaaaatgttagaattttatttattgatgttaGCAATTAGATCAAGCTGGGTTTTTACTCAACCCTATCTGATCTAAGTCTCGAAACGATTTTTTAACAAACAATTTTCGTTTTTCCTATTAAATAGCGATTTATTTATACCGATTTTAAGACAATGCTAGCAGGAACATATCACTATTATTGGCCCATAACTCCCAATGTTCCATTACGTGCTTAACCACTAGAGGCCTGACCCATCAATAGTTTATTTGGATAATGTTATTATGTTACTGTCATCCATATTAAGGATCGCAAATGGGATTTCATTAGTACGTCATTTTAAAAGCAACTGCATCCTTTATGGTGCCTAAATAGGTTAAGATTGACTTAAATCACCATCAAGGGATTGGGTGAGTAGTGGAGTATAATTTGCTTGCAAGGAAAGTATTCTTTGCTGGTCTGTACACCTTTTTTGGGAACGGCTATTAAATCATATAGAATCGCTTCAAAATGATTATCCAGAGAAgggaatattataataacattcaGACTTCAAATCTATAATACTTTTGAACATTCTCTTGTTAATATACACTAGTTTAATATGCTGTAATATTCATTTGACGTAATGGGTTACACAAGTAGCTGAAGCTGTTATAGGTTCTACACAAAAGCAAGTGACAAGCCAAGtttcaaatgaatcaaaattgaTTAGCAATATAATACTCCGTCTGCGTAAAGCAAATTAGCATTGGTGGATCCCCTGATTTGCATTAACATGAAGACAAGATCTTTATCACATATAAAAAGGGGCGCACTCAGGCTATCATAACATAGCTCAGCAGAGAAAAAAAGTGGTTCTGGTTAGCAATTAAGCTCGAGTGTAATGGCGTTTCGATCAGCAATGtcaatgacatttttatctttactaGTGCTTTTGCTAGCAGTAGGTTCTAATGCTGGGGGTATTGCAATCTACTGGGGTCAAAATGGCAATGAGGGCACTCTTCGGGAGACTTGTGCTACGGGGAACTATGACTATGTTATATTAGCTTTTCTAGCAACTTTCGGCAATGGGCAGACCCCAATGATAAACCTTGCCGGTCATTGTGATCCATACAGCAATGGTTGCACTGGTTTAAGCTCTGACATTGAATCCTGTCAAGCCGAAGGTGTCAAAGTGATTCTTTCATTGGGAGGCGCTGCTGGCAGCTACTCGCTCACCTCCACAGCCGATGCAAGAAGTGTTGCCACTTACCTTTGGAATAACTTCTTAGGAGGACAGTCGTCGTCTCGGCCACTTGGGGCTGCCGTGCTGGACGGAATTGATTTTGACATTGAAGGAGGAACCAACCAACACTGGGGTGAACTTGCAAGGTTTCTTTCAGCATACAGCAGTCAAGGCAAGAAGGTGTACATAACTGCAGCTCCTCAGTGTCCATTTCCCGATGCTTGGATAGGAGATGCCCTTAAAACTGGCGTTTTTGACAATGTTTGGGTGCAATTCTATAACAACCCACCATGTCAATACACTGCAGGAGATGTTGGGAATCTTGAAGACGCATGGAATCAGTGGACCTCGGATATTCCGGCAACGAAGATCTTCTTAGGGTTACCTGCATCTCCTGAGGCTGCTGGCAGTGGCTTCATTCCAGTTGCTGATCTTAAATCAAAAGTGATGCCAATCATCAAGGGTTCTGGTAAGTATGGAGGAGTTATGCTGTGGTCAAAGTATTATGATGATCAAAGTGGATACAGTTCTTCCATTAAGAATGATGTCTAATTCTGAAATCTAAATTACTCTTAATACATAGTCTCATGTATCCTTTGCATAAGAGCTAATTATGAAGTCTTACATCTATATACGCATtccatatataatataattgtgcTTATACACTCGTCATctctgaaatatatatacatagatttCCATCTTAAAAGCTAAAGTTCAGTTTTGAAAGAgtaatctaatttaataaagttttttcgttataaaaaaatattaatacgtgtataaattttataattaataaattatccaattatgtaaaaatacactaatttttttggtaagttataaaaaaaaaaaactttaaatatagggttagttataaataattctAATTCCTTGTTTGactttcaattatatatagccaGCCAGCCTTTACTCATATTTATACTATGTGACAAATCACTTCCATATTGGCTCATGCTGCATTTAcaacaacaaattaaatattctaattGTAGAAACTGGAGCAATCCCACCGTACCTAAACGTTAAGGGGGTGCtattagggctggactcgagccgagccagctcgagctcgagctcgagctggttcgggttggctcggtagatttttttttaattttttatacaaaatgacgtctttttgattcatatatatacacaaaacgatgttgttttgatatgaaaaacgaaacAAACCGAGCCGTAaacgagccgaattcggcttgAGTCGAGCTCGAACCAAACTCGAGCTGGCCATAAATAGACCGAGCcaagcccgagctggctgcgagccgagctcggctcggctcgaatctagccctaggTGCTATGACAAATATATTatggttttgttatttttctatggccaaatgactatttcccacccaagttttaatgagTTCACATTtgcaagattaaaaaaaattaaagtctcACTTATGACTAAATTGTTGTTAGAATTTTgtattaaagataaagataaaatcattattttactaataatattaaaaatatataaaattcattatattttctctcaaaagttttaaaaactaacaatttcatctctacttaaaattttctaactttgaaaaatcatatttttctctccctaaattttttcttcacctctttAGTGATCGTCTCCTATGTCGAAAACCTCTTTTCTCTATCCTAAACCATTGGTGATgcacaaaaaataattcaaaatggGCGATGAAGAAATCTTTAGATCTTTTTGTCTATAATTGTATCTCtgtctctaacaaaaaattttaactttagttAATTCatagataaaagtttaatttttttcaaactctatatatgtaattttaaaaatgcatcaaaatttggatgaaaaatagtcctttggcctcttTCAATCTATATattatgggaaattaattaaaataggcaaaaaatttgccgcttatacgtttttaggccaactAACAaatgttttaccaaaataagcaaaccaatatttttttacctgttTTACCCTTTTCTCATTTCACATAACTAATCAATTTGCGCAGCTTTCATCTTATTTCACCATCGTCTCCTCTCTGAACGTTATTCTTCTATCAACACTTCAACGACAAcaaatttttatgtgttttctcTCTAGCAttcatcattatcatatatcaagtaagtttctttcgtttattttttacataaataatatatgtatccAGAAAACTgtaaaactcaaatataaaaagtttaaaactgtAATCAGTAACTCTAAACTGcttaaatctttttataaatattcagaTTTATAGAATCTATAGTTTTATTAGCCAGATCTAAGTAAAAACGGAAATCGCAGTACATTTCTGGTTAATTGCGTGGTATGCGTTTTGCGTTGCGCGGTTTGcgtttgcgcggtttgcgcgATATGCGCGGTTTGCGCGGTTTGcgtttgcgcggtttgcgcgATATGCGCGGTTTGAGTTTGCGCGGTTTGCGTCTTGCGTGATTTGCGTTTTTTCCTTTCCGTTTTGCGTTTTGCATGTCTGCTCatctcttttacaatttctttgtGCAGAAATATGGGTCATCTAATATATTTGCTTGGATACGGTGGACATTGGGTTAACCGAGGTGATAATAGTTTGAAATATGTTGGTGGAGTTCAAACATTTGTATcagttagtaaaaaaataaagtttgatgGATTTGTTGAAGCAGTATGCTCTCGTTTAGCCATTAATCAAAGTTGCAATAGtgtaaaaatttacatgcaAAATCTGACCACTTACAGTGATTTACCATATTTGTTGaaggatgattttgatatacggattatgatgagattatcaaagACACATAAAAGGGATCCGTTATTTCTTACAGTGTTTACAAGGCCTACAGAAGGTATAACTAATATGCAACAACAGCGAACTGAACCTATGGATGATGCAATAAACTCTGtggataatatatattctgaGACACAGCCAGAGGGTATGCCTGAGGGTGATGGGGTTGAGGTTATGATACATGATGAAATAAGAAGGCAGCAACGCCCTTTACGGGGTACAACAGATAGATGTGATGAGATGGATACTATtctgagagaaaattttcaaccaGATGAGGAAGAATATGGTGGTTATACTGATTGGGATAATAGGGGTGATGATTTCAGGGATAATGGAAGTGATAATGATAATGGTGGTGATGAGGAATATGGTGATGccgatgatgataatgatgaaaacAGAGGTCATAATGGGAGTGGACATGAAGCAGGAGTTGGTCCAAGTAGATTAGGTGAGGAAAGTTTATTTCATAACACTTCAACAATGCATGACCAACCTATTCCTTTGAACGTAGAAGTTACAAATCCTTTTTTCGGTGTTCCAGATCCTTACAGGGATATAGAAAATGAAGGTATTGTATTACATTCAGTTCCACCACGAGATGGGAGAATCAAAGTAAATGATCAGTTCACATCTAAACAGGTGTTGATAGATACGATGTATAGGGATGTCTTAGAAAAAGGCTATCAGATCAAGGTGACTAGTTCGAACAAAAAAAGATGGGATATCAAATGTGCACATGCTCAATGTAAATGGAAGGCAAGGGGAGTTAAATTACATAACACAGATGTTTTTGTATTACGAAAGTTAGAAGCTCACACATGTCCTCGGGATGTGATAATGCCTCACCACAGACAAGCAGGTAAACGGACACTTGGAAAAATATTGCAATCTGTGTTTACTGCTTCTAATCGAAtctataggccaaaagacattaTAACGGATGTGGCAGATAGATACAAAATAGATATCTCCTATACTCAAGCTGTGTTTACTGCAATCTGTGTTTACTGCTTCTAATTGATAGGAATGTACACCtgcaaaaacaataacaaaaatctagtaaataacataacataatcttaattaaaataaaatactctaaaatataacattttaaatactTTATCAACTTTCGCCCATGCAACGTATCTCATATCCCTTTCCTGTTGTATAAGCTGTGGACAGCTCCCTTCGATAGGATCTAATAATAGTCGAGGCCATTGAAAGTCGTCAACATCAGCCACTTCTCGATCTTGTAAAATACGTGGTAACCAACCATCCCAAAACGTGTCAACACATGTCCAATTGTCAGTGGGATATGAATGACGTAACATCACTAAGTAATTATCCATATGctgaaaaaatgtcaaaaacataaattataattactttattttacaGAAATAAAAtcgtataaatataaaaatatattgaattaagcACCTCATCCGTTAACCAATTGTTTTCAGTGCAAATGTGGTCCCACCAGTCAAGCTTCTTACAAGGCCCATGCAAATAAGTCAAAGCAGTGTCGTTATTGTCAGCATTATCAAACCATTggtcaaaattaatatttatttgttggttCCCTTCTCGTGGCCGGCGTGGTCTCATAGGATCAGTAAAAGGGCTGAGTAGTGCCCGCCCCTTCTTGATAATTCTTCCACGTAATGTCCTTCGGGTATTCGACCGAGGTTGAAGTGGTGTTTCCGTAGGTCTACACTCAGTAGCTACCTCATTATAATCAGGTGGACAAACATCATCATCCTGTGCTACCTCAAAAATGACCTCAGCTGACTCATCCTGTgttattataaaagattataattatcatcatctcattttaaatataaaaaaaatcatttaggcATTTTTACTAACCTCATCTCCGGGGGTGGCATAAAACATACGTTGCATATCAGAAACTTTTGTTTCAATTGATGTTTGTCGCTCTTCAAAGTGTCTAAAACGTTCTTCCACTGTTTCCATGAATCCACGTAACATTTCCTCAATACGAACATATCCAGTAGAAGATGTGGATGCAGCATGTGTAACACCAAGGGATCTCCTTGTAGTTTGCCGAGGAGACATTGATG from Mangifera indica cultivar Alphonso chromosome 8, CATAS_Mindica_2.1, whole genome shotgun sequence includes:
- the LOC123223340 gene encoding uncharacterized protein LOC123223340; translation: MIDYITTDSLNFKNKYFRSDKSVTYKDLSKSFMSKVWGNNDEDAVKMAALYLIHYGLLGADNRKVVSELILQLVDDWDSFNKYPWGTMVWTLTAESMSRAIEKRYEEVMNDHRAYDPKIPVQCYALMGFTVAFQLWIYETLNNLGGFVACKSTDRIPRMLRWKTLERPGWDLVNCLFETSQDVVTPVLIPSIEEKQSDWFKEVMDYMGYTEESDDDRMLIQSSDAIQSSHPTRQSISVHSPARSEWTPPPVTRSEHQSTHRTSMSPRQTTRRSLGVTHAASTSSTGYVRIEEMLRGFMETVEERFRHFEERQTSIETKVSDMQRMFYATPGDEDESAEVIFEVAQDDDVCPPDYNEVATECRPTETPLQPRSNTRRTLRGRIIKKGRALLSPFTDPMRPRRPREGNQQININFDQWFDNADNNDTALTYLHGPCKKLDWWDHICTENNWLTDEHMDNYLVMLRHSYPTDNWTCVDTFWDGWLPRILQDREVADVDDFQWPRLLLDPIEGSCPQLIQQERDMRYVAWAKVDKVYIPIN
- the LOC123223192 gene encoding hevamine-A-like; the encoded protein is MAFRSAMSMTFLSLLVLLLAVGSNAGGIAIYWGQNGNEGTLRETCATGNYDYVILAFLATFGNGQTPMINLAGHCDPYSNGCTGLSSDIESCQAEGVKVILSLGGAAGSYSLTSTADARSVATYLWNNFLGGQSSSRPLGAAVLDGIDFDIEGGTNQHWGELARFLSAYSSQGKKVYITAAPQCPFPDAWIGDALKTGVFDNVWVQFYNNPPCQYTAGDVGNLEDAWNQWTSDIPATKIFLGLPASPEAAGSGFIPVADLKSKVMPIIKGSGKYGGVMLWSKYYDDQSGYSSSIKNDV